A region from the Perca fluviatilis chromosome 16, GENO_Pfluv_1.0, whole genome shotgun sequence genome encodes:
- the LOC120543747 gene encoding adapter molecule crk-like: MAGNFDAEDRASWYWGKLSRQEAVSLLQGQRHGVFLVRDSITSPGDYVLSVSENSKVSHYIINSISNNRQSGSGIAPPRFRIGDQEFEALPALLEFYKIHYLDTTTLIEPVNKANNTGFISSPSVGVPPQPEEAEFVRALFDFPGNDEEDLPFRKGDILRVLEKPEEQWWNAANQEGRAGMIPVPYVEKYRPASPTAAGLGPPVVGTGQGGQVGGLGGSTDGTGSPQANPLGDPGQYAQPVANAQLPNLQNGPVYARAIQKRVPNAYDKTALALEVGDMVQVTKINVNGQWEGECKGKRGHFPFTHVRLLEQHHPDDES, encoded by the exons ATGGCCGGTAATTTTGATGCCGAAGACCGTGCTAGCTGGTACTGGGGAAAGCTAAGCCGTCAGGAGGCAGTTTCTCTTTTACAGGGACAGAGACATGGCGTTTTCTTGGTGAGAGACTCAATTACCAGCCCTGGTGACTACGTGCTGTCCGTATCAGAGAACTCCAAAGTGTCCCATTATATAATCAACAGCATCAGTAACAACCGGCAATCTGGCTCAG GTATTGCTCCTCCTCGTTTTCGGATAGGGGATCAGGAGTTTGAAGCGCTGCCGGCTCTGTTGGAGTTTTATAAGATCCACTACCTGGACACGACCACACTCATAGAGCCCGTAAACAAGGCTAACAACACAGGATTCATCAGCTCCCCCTCTGTTGGCGTCCCGCCGCAGCCCGAGGAGGCGGAGTTTGTACGGGCGCTATTTGACTTCCCTGGCAACGATGAGGAGGACCTCCCCTTCCGCAAAGGTGATATCCTGCGTGTGCTGGAAAAGCCCGAGGAGCAGTGGTGGAACGCTGCTAACCAGGAGGGCCGAGCCGGGATGATCCCTGTGCCCTACGTGGAGAAGTACCGACCTGCCTCGCCCACCGCTGCCGGCCTGGGTCCCCCTGTTGTGGGGACTGGACAGGGGGGGCAAGTTGGAGGGCTAGGGGGCAGCACAGACGGAACAGGGAGCCCTCAGGCAAATCCTCTGGGGGACCCAGGCCAGTACGCTCAGCCTGTGGCCAATGCCCAGCTCCCTAACTTACAGAATGGGCCCGTCTATGCTCGAGCCATTCAGAAGAGGGTGCCCAACGCCTACGACAAGACGGCACTCGCTCTGGAG GTGGGAGACATGGTACAAGTGACCAAGATCAACGTGAACGGCCAATGGGAGGGTGAGTGCAAGGGCAAACGAGGCCACTTTCCCTTCACCCACGTTCGACTGTTGGAACAGCACCATCCCGATGACGAGAGCTGA
- the LOC120543746 gene encoding vegetative cell wall protein gp1-like isoform X2 has protein sequence MDEATEGVREAMGSEAQVEFRATLQAAVREVHVDVSVFKQRIDQRIEELRISNGPLVEAVTRLQEENLQLRSKLEALSRLVEGLTGLKIDRSPAEVKGKNVEDSIENGQAEDQRGLVNSGRSENSQSSQSTSTYSETSESSGGSSHAAAAPSNTPAPPPWRAKRHAEMNGTDAKGEKNVATTAQENGNPEGSHQPLTAIMKPSTESSAVNNSLRPTVETPNRPDQEELGLLTKPHHPLTAMIRPSSEAPAVPQSPASARKATKDTPVKPAESPAKCDADEPQPHLPVTAMTTKPGPEGQVATKPAQSPALVPKAAGHSTAEAPTGTPGTKVPKEQPGSVSQGLVHHPLTAVSKSSPETSAASKPDQSAASAPNPPIPESPTTKRGIYPFTSDATEPKAYLPLPAMSKPNTESSSSSITAPSPSLSASHDSKVKPGEYPFKRVPVLKTPSPSLKRSVSFPQPAEKLLPSKSIIKSGFSPNLDKKANKTGGVEFKQDLMKSQTLPRSNGAQAKRALFERMNSEPTKPKDSKPKLKRSQSFGVSSASGIKQILLEWCRSKTIGYQNIDIQNFSSSWSDGMAFCALVHSFFPLDFDYNTLDPANRKHNLQLAFTTAE, from the exons ATGGATGAAGCCACAGAGGGTGTTCGGGAGGCAATGGGGAGCGAGGCTCAGGTTGAGTTCAGGGCCACTTTGCAAGCCGCTGTGAGGGAGGTGCACGTGGACGTAAGCGTTTTCAAGCAGCGCATAGACCAGAGGATCGAGGAGCTGCGCATTTCCAACGGACCCTTAGTCGAGGCTGTGACCAGGCTGCAGGAGGAGAACCTGCAGCTTAGGTCAAAGCTGGAGGCCCTCAGCCGCCTGGTGGAGGGTCTCACCGGGCTAAAGATCGACAGGAGTCCTGCCGAAGTGAAGGGGAAGAACGTGGAGGATAGCATAGAGAATGGACAAGCAGAAGACCAGAGAGGCCTGGTTAACTCTGGAAGATCAGAGAACAGCCAGTCAAGCCAGTCCACTTCCACATACTCTGAAACATCAGAGTCGAGTGGAGGATCCAGCCATGCCGCTGCCGCTCCCAGCAACACCCCAGCCCCTCCTCCATGGAGAGCCAAGAGACATGCTGAAATGAAC GGCACTGAtgcaaaaggagagaaaaatgtTGCCACAACTGCACAAGAGAATGGGAACCCAG AAGGCTCCCACCAGCCTCTCACCGCCATCATGAAACCAAGCACAGAGTCCTCTGCCGTGAATAACTCTCTTCGGCCTACCGTGGAAACCCCCAACAGGCCTG ACCAGGAAGAATTAGGTCTTCTGACCAAACCCCATCATCCCCTCACTGCAATGATAAGACCCAGCTCTGAAGCTCCAGCTGTCCCTCAGTCTCCTGCCTCAGCGCGCAAAGCAACGAAGGACACTCCAGTAAAACCAGCAGAGTCTCCTGCTAAATGTG ACGCTGATGAACCCCAACCCCATCTTCCCGTCACTGCCATGACAACCAAACCCGGTCCAGAGGGTCAGGTCGCCACCAAACCTGCCCAGTCTCCAGCATTGGTGCCTAAAGCAGCAGGTCATTCAACAGCAGAAGCTCCAACAG GTACGCCTGGAACAAAGGTACCCAAGGAGCAGCCAGGCTCTGTGTCTCAGGGTTTGGTCCATCATCCTCTTACAGCTGTGTCCAAAAGCAGCCCTGAGACCTCTGCTGCATCCAAACCTGATCAGAGTGCTGCTTCTGCACCGAATCCTCCAATCCCAGAATCCCCGACAACAAAACGAGGCATATATCCTTTTACAAGTG ACGCCACTGAACCCAAAGCATACTTACCTCTTCCTGCCATGAGCAAACCCAACACAGAGTCTTCATCATCTTCTATAACAGCTCCGTCCCCGAGTCTTTCAGCATCACACGACTCTAAAGTAAAACCTGGGGAATATCCCTTTAAAAGAG TACCAGTTCTCAAGACACCCAGTCCCAGTCTGAAGAGAAGTGTGAGCTTTCCTCAGCCTGCAG AAAAATTACTTCCCTCCAAATCAATCATAAAATCTGGTTTCTCGCCTAATTTGGATAA GAAAGCGAACAAGACAGGGGGGGTCGAGTTTAAACAGGATCTGATGAAATCCCAAACGTTGCCACGCTCCAATGGGGCTCAGGCCAAGAGGGCCCTCTTTGAGAGGATGAACTCAGAGCCTACAAA ACCAAAGGATTCCAAACCTAAACTGAAGCGCTCTCAGAGTTTTGGAGTGTCCAGTGCCAGTGGTATAAAACAGATTCTCCTGGAGTGGTGCCGCTCAAAAACCATTGGCTATCAG AACATTGATATCCAGAACTTCTCGTCCAGCTGGAGTGATGGGATGGCTTTCTGTGCTCTGGTTCACTCTTTCTTCCCTCTGGACTTTGATTACAACACGCTGGACCCTGCAAACCGCAAACACAACCTCCAGCTGGCCTTCACCACCGCAGAGTAA
- the LOC120543746 gene encoding proteoglycan 4-like isoform X1 — MDEATEGVREAMGSEAQVEFRATLQAAVREVHVDVSVFKQRIDQRIEELRISNGPLVEAVTRLQEENLQLRSKLEALSRLVEGLTGLKIDRSPAEVKGKNVEDSIENGQAEDQRGLVNSGRSENSQSSQSTSTYSETSESSGGSSHAAAAPSNTPAPPPWRAKRHAEMNGTDAKGEKNVATTAQENGNPEGSHQPLTAIMKPSTESSAVNNSLRPTVETPNRPDQEELGLLTKPHHPLTAMIRPSSEAPAVPQSPASARKATKDTPVKPAESPAKCDADEPQPHLPVTAMTTKPGPEGQVATKPAQSPALVPKAAGHSTAEAPTGTPGTKVPKEQPGSVSQGLVHHPLTAVSKSSPETSAASKPDQSAASAPNPPIPESPTTKRGIYPFTSDATEPKAYLPLPAMSKPNTESSSSSITAPSPSLSASHDSKVKPGEYPFKRVPVLKTPSPSLKRSVSFPQPAEKLLPSKSIIKSGFSPNLDKKANKTGGVEFKQDLMKSQTLPRSNGAQAKRALFERMNSEPTKPKDSKPKLKRSQSFGVSSASGIKQILLEWCRSKTIGYQNIDIQNFSSSWSDGMAFCALVHSFFPLDFDYNTLDPANRKHNLQLAFTTAEEQADCLRLIEVEDMMEMGDKPDPMCVFTYVQSLYNHLKKFE, encoded by the exons ATGGATGAAGCCACAGAGGGTGTTCGGGAGGCAATGGGGAGCGAGGCTCAGGTTGAGTTCAGGGCCACTTTGCAAGCCGCTGTGAGGGAGGTGCACGTGGACGTAAGCGTTTTCAAGCAGCGCATAGACCAGAGGATCGAGGAGCTGCGCATTTCCAACGGACCCTTAGTCGAGGCTGTGACCAGGCTGCAGGAGGAGAACCTGCAGCTTAGGTCAAAGCTGGAGGCCCTCAGCCGCCTGGTGGAGGGTCTCACCGGGCTAAAGATCGACAGGAGTCCTGCCGAAGTGAAGGGGAAGAACGTGGAGGATAGCATAGAGAATGGACAAGCAGAAGACCAGAGAGGCCTGGTTAACTCTGGAAGATCAGAGAACAGCCAGTCAAGCCAGTCCACTTCCACATACTCTGAAACATCAGAGTCGAGTGGAGGATCCAGCCATGCCGCTGCCGCTCCCAGCAACACCCCAGCCCCTCCTCCATGGAGAGCCAAGAGACATGCTGAAATGAAC GGCACTGAtgcaaaaggagagaaaaatgtTGCCACAACTGCACAAGAGAATGGGAACCCAG AAGGCTCCCACCAGCCTCTCACCGCCATCATGAAACCAAGCACAGAGTCCTCTGCCGTGAATAACTCTCTTCGGCCTACCGTGGAAACCCCCAACAGGCCTG ACCAGGAAGAATTAGGTCTTCTGACCAAACCCCATCATCCCCTCACTGCAATGATAAGACCCAGCTCTGAAGCTCCAGCTGTCCCTCAGTCTCCTGCCTCAGCGCGCAAAGCAACGAAGGACACTCCAGTAAAACCAGCAGAGTCTCCTGCTAAATGTG ACGCTGATGAACCCCAACCCCATCTTCCCGTCACTGCCATGACAACCAAACCCGGTCCAGAGGGTCAGGTCGCCACCAAACCTGCCCAGTCTCCAGCATTGGTGCCTAAAGCAGCAGGTCATTCAACAGCAGAAGCTCCAACAG GTACGCCTGGAACAAAGGTACCCAAGGAGCAGCCAGGCTCTGTGTCTCAGGGTTTGGTCCATCATCCTCTTACAGCTGTGTCCAAAAGCAGCCCTGAGACCTCTGCTGCATCCAAACCTGATCAGAGTGCTGCTTCTGCACCGAATCCTCCAATCCCAGAATCCCCGACAACAAAACGAGGCATATATCCTTTTACAAGTG ACGCCACTGAACCCAAAGCATACTTACCTCTTCCTGCCATGAGCAAACCCAACACAGAGTCTTCATCATCTTCTATAACAGCTCCGTCCCCGAGTCTTTCAGCATCACACGACTCTAAAGTAAAACCTGGGGAATATCCCTTTAAAAGAG TACCAGTTCTCAAGACACCCAGTCCCAGTCTGAAGAGAAGTGTGAGCTTTCCTCAGCCTGCAG AAAAATTACTTCCCTCCAAATCAATCATAAAATCTGGTTTCTCGCCTAATTTGGATAA GAAAGCGAACAAGACAGGGGGGGTCGAGTTTAAACAGGATCTGATGAAATCCCAAACGTTGCCACGCTCCAATGGGGCTCAGGCCAAGAGGGCCCTCTTTGAGAGGATGAACTCAGAGCCTACAAA ACCAAAGGATTCCAAACCTAAACTGAAGCGCTCTCAGAGTTTTGGAGTGTCCAGTGCCAGTGGTATAAAACAGATTCTCCTGGAGTGGTGCCGCTCAAAAACCATTGGCTATCAG AACATTGATATCCAGAACTTCTCGTCCAGCTGGAGTGATGGGATGGCTTTCTGTGCTCTGGTTCACTCTTTCTTCCCTCTGGACTTTGATTACAACACGCTGGACCCTGCAAACCGCAAACACAACCTCCAGCTGGCCTTCACCACCGCAGA GGAGCAGGCTGACTGTCTTCGTCTGATTGAGGTGGAGGACATGATGGAGATGGGGGACAAGCCAGaccccatgtgtgtgtttacatacgTCCAGTCCCTCTACAACCACCTGAAGAAGTTTGAATAA